The Coraliomargarita sinensis genomic sequence GGAAGCCTCGGACCGTGCGCTTGATCTTCGGGGCGGGGAATGCGAGGCACATCGGGTTCTCGAGAGTTTCATCAAAGGCCGGGGCGACCGATACCATCGGGAGATGAGCAGCCCGAATACGGCCTACGAAAGTTGTTCCCGGCTGAGTCCTTATCTGGCCTGGGGCTGCATTTCCATGCGCACGGTCGTGCAGAAATTGCGTGCGGCGGCCGGCGATGCCATTCCCAAGGTGGCGGCACGCTCCTTTCTTTCGCGATGCCATTGGCATTGCCACTTCATGCAAAAGCTTGAATCCGAACCGGCGATCGAGTTTCACGCCTTCAACCGTGCCTGTGATGATTTACGACCAAGGAAAGTCGATGCCGGACGCCTCGAAGCATGGCAGTCCGGACGAACAGGGTACCCTTTTGTGGATGCCTGCATGCGGGCGCTCAAGGCCCGCGGGTGGATCAACTTTCGCATGCGTGCCATGTTGGTTTCCTTTGCCAGTTATCACCTCTGGCTGGACTGGCGCCATTTTAAGGATTGGCTTGCCTGTCAGTTTATCGACTACGAGCCGGGTATTCACATCTCACAGATTCAAATGCAAAGCGGTCTGACGGGGATCAATACCCTGCGCATTTACAACCCGGTTAAGCAGGGCAAGGATCATGACCCGGAAGGTGAGTTTATTCGCCACTGGGTGCCGGAACTCAGACGGGTGGACACCACGGATATTCATGAACCGTGGAAAATGCCGGATCTCATGCAGTTGGAGTCAAGTTGTCGGCTTGGGGAAGATTATCCATACCCGATCGTGGACCATCTCGAAGCAGTCCGTCATGCTCGTGCGCAATTTTCAGTGCTGCGAAAGCGTGACGACTACTGGGAGTCTTCCAAAGAGGTGATGCGGCGCCACGGTAGCCGTAAATCATCAGAAAACCGGCGACGTCCAAAGCGGCCCAAGCGTAAGTCCGACGGGCAAACCGAGATCAGTTTGCATGACGAAGAAACATAAAAAGCTATCGGCCGGGGCTACGGACCGTGTCATCGGGATGGCATGGCAGGACCGCTGTTCGTTTGAGCGGATCGAAGATGTTTCCGGATTGACTGAACCGGAGGTAATCAAGCTGATGCGGGCGAACCTAAAGCCCTCCAGCTTCCGCCGATGGAGAAAGCGTGTGAGTGGACGTGTGACGAAGCATCGCAAGCGTTTTAAGCGATTTGAGGCCTTTAAAGGTTCCTTTGAGTAGCATTAGTGGGGATGGGGGATCGTCAGAATATACGTGCTTCCATCCTGAAGCTTCTGCAGGCCCGTCAAGAGAACGCGACGATATGTCCGAGTGAAGCGGCTCGTGATGTGTTTGATCGATCCGAATGGAGTGCCCGGATGACTCTCGTTCGAGATGTGGCGGCAGGGATGGCAAGCGAAGGGCAGATCGAATTCTGTCAAAAGGGCGAGGCGGTGGACCCGGCAACTGTCAGGGGGCCGGTACGTTTAAGGCTGAAGTGAATGGATGAGACGGAATGCGTAAGCTCAGGGTCTCGGAATCGATGGGTTCTGACATGAATCAACGTTTCGTATATCAATCAGAAGTATATTTTGACGAATTGGATGCTCTTGGTGTTCTGCATCATACCCGCTACATGCTACACCTTGAGCGAGCACAGCAAAAGTTTTTCGAGCATCTGCTCGGAGTGAACGACTTCAATGCCGAGCGCGATGAGGATATCTATGTGGTCGTGCACAGCTTGGAGACACGTTTTCGCGAACCTTTTCAAAAACCCGGTCCGATCGAGGTGGATTATGGTATCGAGCGAATTCGCAGTGGCGGGGTGACCATGGATTTCAAGATCCGCGATCCGAATGGCGGCAAACTGTACTGTGAGGGTAAACGCACGGTCTGTAAGCTTTCCGCGCAGACGCACCAGCCTGCGCCCTGGACAGAGCCCTTCCGACAAGCCATGGAGACTTACCTGAAATGAACGACCGATTACAAAATGCCATGCTGGGTGCTCTGGTGGCCGATGCAGTCTCGATGCCGGTTCACTGGTATTATGACAGGAATGCTTTGGACCGTGACTACCCGAATCTTGAAACCTATCAGGCACCGAAAAATCCGCATCCGGACAGTATTCTCTGGCGTTCCAAGTATACGCCTCGCAACAAGGACGCCGATATTCTGCACGAGCAGGCAAAATATTGGGGGCAAAAAGGCGTGCACTACCACCAGTTTCTCCCGGCCGGCGACAATACCGTAAACTTCCTGCTGGGGGCGCAACTCTACCGCTCCACGGTCGCAACCGGTAAATACGACCCGGATGCCTGGCTGGAGATCTACATCAATTCCCTGCGTACACCCGGCTGGCATGCGGATACTTACCTCGAAGAATATCACCGCGCATTTTTCGACAATCTCGCCCGGGGTAAAAAGCCTGCCGAATGCGGGATCAAAGATATACATATCGGGGGTCTTACCCCGGTTCCCTTCTTGTTGGCCGCGCTTGATGCGATTGGGGAGACTTCGCTGGATGCCGACCTTCCGACGGTCGAAGCCCATCTTGCCTTGACTCACCATGGGTCCGAGATTGCCTCAACGGGGCGCGCATTCACCCGCATGCTCCATGCACTTGCTTCCGGGACAGACCTTCGGGCGGCAATCATTGAGAACGCTTCGGAATGCGTAAGCGAGGGACAACTCGACACCTGGGCCCAATTTGAGGATCGTGATGTGGTGGGTCGTTATTTGACTACTGCCTGCTACCTTCCGGATTCGTTTACAGCCTCACTTTACCTCGCATGGAAATATCATGATGATTTCAGCGCGGGCGTGATTGCCAACGCACGTTGTGGGGGAGATAACGCGCATCGAGGTGCCGTCGTCGGGGCCTTGCTGGCAGCGGCAAACGATATTCCCGAACAGTGGTTGAAGAATCTGAAGTCTATGGAGCGTCTTCGCTGCGACACGTTGAAACCTACTTTCTGAGTATCATGCGGAAGCGAAACATCCTGCCACTCATATTCTCACTTACGATGAGTTCAGTTACCTTCGCCGAATCGAATCCCCTTGAGTCATTTCGCTGGGAGTATCGTCTCATTCTGATATACACGCCCACCGAAGAAATTGACGGAGCGCTCGCTAAACTGAAGGCTGCCGAGCCTGAAATTAAAGAGCGTCACATTCTTTGGTTTGTCTTCAGTGAAAGGGAGTCGCGGACGAATAACTCAGACCCGATTGAAGAGGACTTTCGTACTGAGGTGCTCAGGCACTATTTTGAAGACGGTGAAACAACGCAGCTTCGTCTCATTGGTAAAGACGGTGGCATTAAGGAAAAGGCGGATAAACTTATTCTGGAGCGTATATTTTCGCTCATTGATGCCATGCCAATGCGACAGGCCGAGATGAAACGCAATTAATCAAGTAGCTTGAGGATAGCTCTGGCAGTATCTGTCGCGGACGCAGGATTCTGCCCTGTAACCAAGCGCTCCGAAACCGCTACTTTGTTTTTGAAGTTATCTGCTTCGACAAATTCGGCACCGAGTTCACGAAGCTTACTCTCAAGTAAAAACGGCATTGCATCGGTCAACTGCACAGCCGCTTCCTCTTCATTGGTGAAAGCGGCGACTTTCTTGCCCTTGACCAGAGGCACTCCATCCAATTTGACACCGACAAGAGCCGCCGGACCGTGGCAGACTGCTCCGATGATGCCCCCGTTTTTATAGTGCCTGGCGATGCTCTTTCGCACCTTATTCGATTTAGGGAAGTCCCACATGGTTCCGTGCCCTCCGGCAAAGAAAATCGCGGCGTAAGCTTCGGGGTCCAGTTTGCCTAAATCATGGGTATGTACGACACCCTGAACGGCATCCAGATTGTGCCAGAACGCTTTGTTTATAGGATCTTCCAAATCGAAACTCTTGGGGTCCATGGGAGCAAAACCACCTTTGGGGCTGGCAAACTCCACTTCGTAACCCGCTTCGGTGAACACGTGCCAAGGGTGAGCCACTTCCGAAAGGTAATATCCGGTCGGTGTGTTCGTATCTCCAATCCGGTCGTGGTTGGTCACGACGATAAGAATCGGCTGGGCCGCAGTGGCACTCGCGGCGATAGATAATAAACTGATAACACGCAGAATGAGAGCTTTCATGTGTTAATTGTTAAAGCCAACCCCGCTTCTTTTCAAACGCGTTCAACCTTTATCCCGCTTGAGCAACCCGGCAATTATTCGATAGCACCCAAGAGTTCTTCGGGTGAGAGGCGCTTCTTGTAATCGGGGTTATAGTAGCGAAAGGTGATACGGCCTTCTTCGTCGCTTATAAAAACCGCGGGCACGGGCAGGAGGTGGTGTTTTTTCCCGGATGCCGCTTCGATATCGATGTCATAGCTGTCCAGCTTTGCCAAGGTGGCCTCATCCAGTTTGAAAGTCAGGCCGAAGGCAGTGGCTGCCGCCATCTCTGAATCGGAATAGAGCTCATAATTGAGGTCGGCCTCCTTTGCGTAGTCCTCAATAACCGCTGGCTTGTCGGGAGAAAGTGCGATGATCTTGTAACCTTGATTGAGTATTTTATCTTCATGCTGGCCGACAGCAGACAGGTGCTTGGTACAATAGGGGCACCAGCTTCCACGGTAGAAAATAATAACAGCCTTACCGCCTCCGAGGGCCTCTCGAAGACTGACAGGTTTGCCCGATTCGTTGGTCAAATTCACTACCGGTAGCGTGCTACCGACTTCGACCGGATTTACATTGCGTGGATCGTTCGGTACTGCCTTCGAGGAGGTCATGGCTCCGAATACGAGCACGGAGAGAAGCGCGAGGGATTTTACTTTTGTCGGCATGGGGATGAGAGTTCCGGATGCGGGTATTATTCCCTTAAGCTCCCGTATAATCAAGATACCCCAACCATCTGCTGCCGCTCGACATCCCAGACTTTGAGTCGCAGGCAACGCAGGATTTCAGACGGGCGTAGTGATGTGGTTTTTGGGGACTGTAGTTCGGGCATTTTCTCCAGCACTTCCGGTAGACGGTAAAAGGGAATTTTCGCATTCAAGTGGTGGATGTGGTGATAGCCGATATTCGCGGTGAAAAAGTGCATGATTGGACTCATTTTACAAAAACTGGAAGAGACCAGGGCAGCGCCTTCATAGGTCCAGCCGTCCTTGTCCATATAAGTTACATCCGAGAAGTTATGCTGTGCATAAAAAAGATAAGCGCCCAGTGCACTGGCGATGAAAAAGGGAAGGAAGAGGAGCAGGAAAGCGCTCATCCAGCCAAGAAAGAAAATAACCAGGGTATAAAGCGTGATGTGAAGCAGGAGTGCGATCACGGAGTCGCGGTGCGCCTTGGGGTCTTCCATTGCCGGAACAATACAC encodes the following:
- a CDS encoding DUF3253 domain-containing protein is translated as MGDRQNIRASILKLLQARQENATICPSEAARDVFDRSEWSARMTLVRDVAAGMASEGQIEFCQKGEAVDPATVRGPVRLRLK
- a CDS encoding FAD-binding domain-containing protein, which encodes MSEALQCVWFKRDLRLRDHAPLARAAETGPVLPLYIIEPEVIEAPDFDAMHWQFIRESLNDLQRNLRKVGLELQVLQGNAVQVFADLHAEFGLDGLWAHEETGNAITFERDRAVADWAKHAGLAFREIPQNGVVRRLKERDGWARIWERRMSQAIPEMPEQISSVDGLCPSAIPDAAELGLEASDRALDLRGGECEAHRVLESFIKGRGDRYHREMSSPNTAYESCSRLSPYLAWGCISMRTVVQKLRAAAGDAIPKVAARSFLSRCHWHCHFMQKLESEPAIEFHAFNRACDDLRPRKVDAGRLEAWQSGRTGYPFVDACMRALKARGWINFRMRAMLVSFASYHLWLDWRHFKDWLACQFIDYEPGIHISQIQMQSGLTGINTLRIYNPVKQGKDHDPEGEFIRHWVPELRRVDTTDIHEPWKMPDLMQLESSCRLGEDYPYPIVDHLEAVRHARAQFSVLRKRDDYWESSKEVMRRHGSRKSSENRRRPKRPKRKSDGQTEISLHDEET
- a CDS encoding acyl-CoA thioesterase encodes the protein MNQRFVYQSEVYFDELDALGVLHHTRYMLHLERAQQKFFEHLLGVNDFNAERDEDIYVVVHSLETRFREPFQKPGPIEVDYGIERIRSGGVTMDFKIRDPNGGKLYCEGKRTVCKLSAQTHQPAPWTEPFRQAMETYLK
- a CDS encoding TIGR03643 family protein; the encoded protein is MTKKHKKLSAGATDRVIGMAWQDRCSFERIEDVSGLTEPEVIKLMRANLKPSSFRRWRKRVSGRVTKHRKRFKRFEAFKGSFE
- a CDS encoding ADP-ribosylglycohydrolase family protein, with translation MNDRLQNAMLGALVADAVSMPVHWYYDRNALDRDYPNLETYQAPKNPHPDSILWRSKYTPRNKDADILHEQAKYWGQKGVHYHQFLPAGDNTVNFLLGAQLYRSTVATGKYDPDAWLEIYINSLRTPGWHADTYLEEYHRAFFDNLARGKKPAECGIKDIHIGGLTPVPFLLAALDAIGETSLDADLPTVEAHLALTHHGSEIASTGRAFTRMLHALASGTDLRAAIIENASECVSEGQLDTWAQFEDRDVVGRYLTTACYLPDSFTASLYLAWKYHDDFSAGVIANARCGGDNAHRGAVVGALLAAANDIPEQWLKNLKSMERLRCDTLKPTF
- a CDS encoding DUF4174 domain-containing protein translates to MSSVTFAESNPLESFRWEYRLILIYTPTEEIDGALAKLKAAEPEIKERHILWFVFSERESRTNNSDPIEEDFRTEVLRHYFEDGETTQLRLIGKDGGIKEKADKLILERIFSLIDAMPMRQAEMKRN
- a CDS encoding type 1 glutamine amidotransferase domain-containing protein; the protein is MKALILRVISLLSIAASATAAQPILIVVTNHDRIGDTNTPTGYYLSEVAHPWHVFTEAGYEVEFASPKGGFAPMDPKSFDLEDPINKAFWHNLDAVQGVVHTHDLGKLDPEAYAAIFFAGGHGTMWDFPKSNKVRKSIARHYKNGGIIGAVCHGPAALVGVKLDGVPLVKGKKVAAFTNEEEAAVQLTDAMPFLLESKLRELGAEFVEADNFKNKVAVSERLVTGQNPASATDTARAILKLLD
- a CDS encoding fatty acid desaturase family protein, with protein sequence MRTGKELILATREFAKDNTARSWWVVVSTVLLYIAALAATLLLPYWILKIPASILTGLLTVRLFVIYHDHQHNAILAKSKPAAWFMRFWGIYAMTPSSIWKHSHNHHHNHNSKLRSSHIGSYPVMTRARYQNASKNERFKYLAIRHPLTILCGYFSVFIFGMCIVPAMEDPKAHRDSVIALLLHITLYTLVIFFLGWMSAFLLLFLPFFIASALGAYLFYAQHNFSDVTYMDKDGWTYEGAALVSSSFCKMSPIMHFFTANIGYHHIHHLNAKIPFYRLPEVLEKMPELQSPKTTSLRPSEILRCLRLKVWDVERQQMVGVS
- a CDS encoding peroxiredoxin-like family protein encodes the protein MPTKVKSLALLSVLVFGAMTSSKAVPNDPRNVNPVEVGSTLPVVNLTNESGKPVSLREALGGGKAVIIFYRGSWCPYCTKHLSAVGQHEDKILNQGYKIIALSPDKPAVIEDYAKEADLNYELYSDSEMAAATAFGLTFKLDEATLAKLDSYDIDIEAASGKKHHLLPVPAVFISDEEGRITFRYYNPDYKKRLSPEELLGAIE